CCTTTAGGAATTCCTTCACTTCCACTACTAAACATAATAAGTGCTGTCTGCTTTTTAGAAACCTTTTTAATATGAATTGCTTTTAAAATAAAACTTGGAAGAAAAATAACACTTAATAAAGTAGTTAAACCTGTAGATTTAGTGATAAGTTCTTTTAAATCTTCTAAATATACAATATCGCAAATACTTAGAACTTCATTTATTTTTATGCCCTTCTCTTGTAACTTATTTACAAACTTTCTTGAAGTGACTATTGTTTTAATTTCTGCATTATCTACTGCTACTTTTAAAGAGTCAACAGAAGCTGTAAAATTTAAATTTACAGCAGTTTTTCCTAACATTAAAATAGAATTATTTATAAAAGCACCTGCACAGCTAGAAGGTAAAAGTAATCCAATATTTTTATTTTTAATTCTATACTTCAAAAGATTTTTAAATAAAATAGAAGCTGTTAAAAACTTATATCCAGAAAGTTCAACTCCTGTAGAATCTGCAAATATTATATTTCTTTTTACTTGTTTTAATCTATCAAAAATAACTTCAGGAATAGAGTCTAGCTCTTCTATATGTTTCTTCCAAGACTTAGCAGAGAGTAACTTAATCTCATTTTTTATATTTATCGCCGTTGCATTATGTTTTTTAATTACTTCTGAAAAAGAGATAGTGATAGTATTTGTTCGATAAGACTTTTTATACTTTTCATTTGCTCTACTAAACATACTTTGCCATAAACCTCTAATATAAAAAGCAACAACGGGAATATCACTATTTGTCTTCTCTAAAATCTTTTCAAAACCCTTTTTAAACTCTCCAAGATGACCATTTCTAGTAATACTTCCTTCTGGAAATAAAACTATGACATTTCCAGCATCAAGCTCTTTTGCAATTTGTTTAATACTCTCTTTACTTGATTTAGTACTAATTGGAATAATTTTAAAAAATTTCATTAACCAATTTAAATACCATTTTGAATAGATTGTCTTATCCATTACAAACTTTATCTCTCTTGGTGTTGCCAAATAAATAACAGCCCAATCTAACCATGAAACATGATTTCCTAAAAGTAAAGCTCCATTTGAAGAAGGAATATTCTTAAGCCCTTGTATTTCAAGTTTATATTTTAAACCAACTAAACACTTCAAAAAGAAAATAATCATTGATTGAGGAAGAGAAATCACTACAAAAAAACTTCCTATGCACATTAAAGTAAGAATTAAATAAATTGTATAAAGTGGATTTAGATTATATAAAGAGACTAAAGTTGTAAGAGCTAAAATAGCAAACATAAATAAAGAGTGAAACCAATTATTTCCAGCTAAAATAGTTCCTAATCTTCTTTTAGGAGAGTTAAACTGAATTAATGCATTCAAAGGAACAATAAATAGACCCCCAAAAAAACCAAATAATAAAAAAGTAAAAGCTAAAGCATTTGGGTTAACTACTAAAGTAGAGATGAAAATCATCATACTCATACCAAGAGCAGATAAAGGGATTGTCCCTACTTCTATATAATGTTTTGAATATCTTGAGTAAACATAACTTCCTAAAGCAATACCAATACCAGATGCAGCAATAACCAGGTTAATAACAAAAACATCTGTTATCCCTAAATACATCTTCGCATATGCAGGGAAAGTGGCTATCATTCCTTGAGAAATTCCCCAAAATAATCCAAGTCCTAACACACAAAACAAAATAAGTTTTCTATTTAAAATATCACTAAAATTTTCTTTAAAAAGTTTTCCACAAAACAGAGCTTTCATCTCAAGTTTTAAAGTTTTATCTCTTTTTACCTTTGTTTTTATATTATTTAAAACGGCAAATGAAACAAACATCTCTAAAATTGCAATTGGTAAAACATATAAAGCTAATGGTAATAAAGCTTTTAAAAGCTGTTCTTTAGTGCTTAAATTATGCAAATTATTAAATTGAAAGAAGTTTTCAAAAATGAAAGAAAAAGTAGCCATTGAGACTAAAATAGCGATAATTGAAATAGCTTGAAGACTCGCATTTCCCTTTGAGAGTTCACTTTTCCCATAGATATCAATTATAATACCAAACTTTGCAGGAGAGTATATGGCACTTTGAATTGCAAGTAAAAAAAGAACAAACATTGCAAAATAAAAAGAACCTATAAAATAAGCAATTAGCATTAAAGCAGATAAAGAAAAAGAGGATAAAGCCCCATAAATTAGAATATTTTTTTTATGAAATTTATCACTTAGAAAACCACTAATAGAAAAAAGAAGAAGAAAAGGAACTATTATTAGAAGATTAATAATTGAAACCCAAACAACTTGTTCACTTCCATCAAATACTTTAAATGCTATATTTTGTAAAAGTATTTTATGGGAAATATCAACTGCTACATTACAAAAAACAACTAACAAAAATGCTAGCTTTATAACCCTTAAATCAGCTATTTTATTTCCTTTTATTTTTTGTGATAATACAAAAATTAAGAAACAACTTGGTTACTTATCTATTTACACCTTTTCTTAATTTATTTATTGTACCTAAAGAGAACACAAAAAGAGCAATCCAAATAAGTATAAAGGTTACTAGTTTATCAAAGTTAAACTCTTCCTTATAAATAAAAATTGCCACAAAAAAAGCTACTGTAGGTCCTATATATTGGAAAAAGCCTATTGTAGTAAGTTTCATTCTTGTAGTAGCTCCATTAAAAAGTAAAAGAGGAATAACGGTAACTAACCCACTAAGAGCAAGCATAAAAGAAGTATAAAAAGAGCTTGATTCAAAAAAGGCTACCACTTCATATTGGTATAGATAAAATAAATAAGCTAAAGCAAAAGGCAATAAGATGATAACTTCAATAAAAAGCCCCACAATAGAGCCTACATTTACCTTTTTTCTAAGCATTCCGTAAAAACCAAAAGAGAAAGCCAATATCAAAGATACAAGAGGTAAATAACCTAAAGCAAAAAGTTGATATGCAACTGCAAGTAATCCAATAAAAATTGCAAGATATTGATTTCTTGTCATTCTTTCATTAAAAATTAAAAAACCTAAGCCTACATTTACCAAAGGATTTATGTAATATCCTAAAGAGGCTTCTAATATTCTATCATTTGCAATTGCCCAAATAAAAGTTAACCAGTTTATAGAGATTACAAAAGTTGAGAAAAAGAGATATTTTATTGTCCTAAAATCTTTAATTGCCACAATTAAAGCTTGTAACTCTTTTCTAAAAAGAAAAAAAGGAAGTAATGTCAAACAAGAAAAAAGTACCCTATAAATAAGTACTTCGAAAGCATCTACATTTGCCACTTGTTTAAAATAGATAGGAGCTATTCCACCCCAAAATAAAAATGCTAAAATGGCATAAATCTGCCCTAATCGACTCTCACTCAATATATAATCTTTTTAATTTTTTGAAACTATATCTAAATTTGAGTGAAAGTTACAATTACTATTTTAAAAACTCTTTTACTTCTTCTTTATTTAGTAGTTTCCCACTGCTTTTTACAACTTTATTTACAACTAATGCTGGTGTTGATAAAACTTGGTATTCCATAATTTTAATTGGGTCATCTACTTTTTCTATTTGTGCAAATATTTTTTCATCTGCAACTGCTTGTTTTACATTTTGAAGTAATGCTTCACACTTTGTACAACCTGTACCTAAAATTTCAATTTTCATATTTTTCCTTCTTATAATATCTACTTTTAACACGGTTTATAAAAAACCACTAAAGTAGCAAACTCTAAAGAGAACAATGAGTTGTTCTTTATAAAATAGAGTTAAAGACAACTCCAACTATAAATATTGCCACACCTACTGTTCCAAAAAATATTGAAATAAGCTTCATTGACAATACTCTTTTTAAAATCAATGCTTCTGGAAGACTAAGTGCAACAACTGCCATCATAAATGAAAGAGCAGTTCCAAGTAACATTCCCTTTGAAGTAAGAACTTCAATAAGAGGTAACATTCCAGCAGCACTTGAATACATAGGTATTCCCATGATTACACCCATAAGTGGAGCCCACCAAGCATCTCCACCTGCATACTTCACAATAGTTTCAGCTGGAACATATCCATGGATAAACGCTCCAATTCCTATACCTATTATTACATAAATATAAATTTTTTTAAAGATATCCATACTAGCAGCCCAAGCATCTTTTGCTCTATTTTGTAAACTTTGACTCTGTATATTTTCATTTCCACAA
This sequence is a window from Halarcobacter bivalviorum. Protein-coding genes within it:
- a CDS encoding acyl-[ACP]--phospholipid O-acyltransferase is translated as MFVLSQKIKGNKIADLRVIKLAFLLVVFCNVAVDISHKILLQNIAFKVFDGSEQVVWVSIINLLIIVPFLLLFSISGFLSDKFHKKNILIYGALSSFSLSALMLIAYFIGSFYFAMFVLFLLAIQSAIYSPAKFGIIIDIYGKSELSKGNASLQAISIIAILVSMATFSFIFENFFQFNNLHNLSTKEQLLKALLPLALYVLPIAILEMFVSFAVLNNIKTKVKRDKTLKLEMKALFCGKLFKENFSDILNRKLILFCVLGLGLFWGISQGMIATFPAYAKMYLGITDVFVINLVIAASGIGIALGSYVYSRYSKHYIEVGTIPLSALGMSMMIFISTLVVNPNALAFTFLLFGFFGGLFIVPLNALIQFNSPKRRLGTILAGNNWFHSLFMFAILALTTLVSLYNLNPLYTIYLILTLMCIGSFFVVISLPQSMIIFFLKCLVGLKYKLEIQGLKNIPSSNGALLLGNHVSWLDWAVIYLATPREIKFVMDKTIYSKWYLNWLMKFFKIIPISTKSSKESIKQIAKELDAGNVIVLFPEGSITRNGHLGEFKKGFEKILEKTNSDIPVVAFYIRGLWQSMFSRANEKYKKSYRTNTITISFSEVIKKHNATAINIKNEIKLLSAKSWKKHIEELDSIPEVIFDRLKQVKRNIIFADSTGVELSGYKFLTASILFKNLLKYRIKNKNIGLLLPSSCAGAFINNSILMLGKTAVNLNFTASVDSLKVAVDNAEIKTIVTSRKFVNKLQEKGIKINEVLSICDIVYLEDLKELITKSTGLTTLLSVIFLPSFILKAIHIKKVSKKQTALIMFSSGSEGIPKGVELTHKNILGNSQQIASILNVNDDDIIVGSLPLFHAFGIVVTNFLPLIEGIKCVAHPDPTDGYEIGKLISKYRATVMLGTSTFFRLYTKNKKLKKQMFESLRLVVAGAEKLSSKVREEFEEKFEKEILEGYGTTETTPVACCNLPNIKVKGETQIGNKISSVGMPIPGTKIKIVDPETFEELPVEKAGMVLISGVQVMKGYLKNKKKTKEALVKLQGRKYYITGDKGYLDKDGFLFLIDRYSRFAKLAGEMISMGEVEQKVEKLISRDDIEFVATSRPDEKKGEQIVLLLSNISEEEVEELEKSIKKEFDNKLMIPSLYKIVDEVPKLGSGKIDFKKAKMLAAEQ
- the rarD gene encoding EamA family transporter RarD; protein product: MSESRLGQIYAILAFLFWGGIAPIYFKQVANVDAFEVLIYRVLFSCLTLLPFFLFRKELQALIVAIKDFRTIKYLFFSTFVISINWLTFIWAIANDRILEASLGYYINPLVNVGLGFLIFNERMTRNQYLAIFIGLLAVAYQLFALGYLPLVSLILAFSFGFYGMLRKKVNVGSIVGLFIEVIILLPFALAYLFYLYQYEVVAFFESSSFYTSFMLALSGLVTVIPLLLFNGATTRMKLTTIGFFQYIGPTVAFFVAIFIYKEEFNFDKLVTFILIWIALFVFSLGTINKLRKGVNR
- a CDS encoding thioredoxin family protein, which produces MKIEILGTGCTKCEALLQNVKQAVADEKIFAQIEKVDDPIKIMEYQVLSTPALVVNKVVKSSGKLLNKEEVKEFLK